Proteins found in one Patescibacteria group bacterium genomic segment:
- a CDS encoding slipin family protein, giving the protein MTTTYYIIIAIVVFIIASLRQINQYEKGVMFTMGRYTGTKSAGWRIVWPVFQRMKKVDMRVKAVDVPDQEAITRDNVSVRVNAVIYYKVSDASKAEIEVENFYYAVSQLAQTTMRNVVGEVTLDELLSNRDQISNRIREIVDVATDPWGIKVDNVDLKDVTLPEEMKRTIGKQAEAEREKRAVIIKAEGEVIAADNMSKAAKILSESPGALHLRTLQSINDISSDKSNTIVFTIPLEILKAFSGYKE; this is encoded by the coding sequence ATGACCACAACCTACTACATCATCATCGCTATAGTCGTCTTCATTATCGCCTCCTTGCGCCAAATTAATCAGTACGAAAAAGGCGTAATGTTTACCATGGGGCGATACACCGGCACAAAAAGCGCTGGCTGGCGAATTGTTTGGCCGGTTTTTCAGCGCATGAAAAAAGTTGACATGCGCGTTAAAGCGGTTGATGTGCCGGACCAAGAAGCAATAACCAGAGACAACGTCTCGGTCCGGGTTAATGCCGTGATTTATTATAAAGTTAGCGACGCGTCCAAGGCGGAAATTGAGGTTGAAAATTTTTATTACGCTGTCTCGCAATTAGCCCAGACAACCATGAGAAATGTTGTTGGCGAAGTTACTCTTGACGAGTTATTATCAAATCGCGACCAAATTTCAAACCGTATCCGTGAAATTGTTGATGTCGCCACTGATCCTTGGGGCATCAAAGTTGATAATGTGGATCTTAAAGATGTCACTCTTCCGGAAGAAATGAAAAGAACCATTGGCAAGCAAGCCGAGGCCGAACGGGAAAAACGCGCTGTCATAATCAAAGCCGAGGGCGAGGTAATAGCCGCGGATAATATGAGCAAGGCCGCCAAAATACTATCAGAAAGTCCCGGAGCTCTGCATTTGCGCACCCTGCAATCCATCAATGACATTAGCTCTGATAAATCCAATACAATTGTTTTCACAATTCCATTAGAAATTTTAAAAGCGTTTTCCGGATATAAAGAATAG
- a CDS encoding epoxyqueuosine reductase QueH, whose protein sequence is MLLHTCCATCLAGVIEQLKNTHEVACYFYNPNIHPMEEYKRRLADVKKYCKKLGIPMIEGEYDKERWFKITKGLETEPEGGQRCIKCYTMRLEETARFACEVRSRDLTHPEKGRQGPLTLPSGYDIFGTTLTTSPHKKAEIINPIGVKLVKKYGIKFLEADFKKRDGFKCACETADRQGFYRQNYCGCIYSKTKIASA, encoded by the coding sequence ATCCTTCTCCACACCTGTTGCGCCACTTGTCTGGCCGGCGTCATTGAGCAACTAAAAAACACGCACGAGGTGGCGTGTTATTTTTATAATCCCAACATTCATCCTATGGAAGAATATAAGAGACGATTAGCTGATGTGAAAAAATACTGTAAGAAATTGGGTATCCCTATGATTGAGGGTGAGTATGATAAAGAGAGATGGTTCAAGATAACTAAGGGTTTGGAAACAGAGCCCGAAGGTGGACAAAGATGCATAAAGTGTTATACAATGAGATTAGAAGAAACTGCAAGATTTGCGTGCGAGGTCAGGTCAAGGGACCTGACCCATCCAGAAAAAGGTAGGCAAGGTCCCTTGACCTTGCCATCAGGATATGATATTTTTGGCACCACCCTAACCACCAGCCCCCACAAAAAAGCTGAAATTATTAATCCAATTGGCGTAAAATTGGTTAAGAAATACGGCATTAAATTCTTGGAAGCGGATTTTAAAAAGCGCGACGGATTTAAGTGTGCGTGTGAGACAGCCGATAGGCAGGGATTTTATCGGCAGAACTATTGTGGCTGTATCTACAGTAAAACAAAAATAGCAAGTGCCTAA
- a CDS encoding NUDIX domain-containing protein — MPQEYSAGAVIFHRAGETIKYLLLRYISEATGEPGYWGFAKGHIEAGEEVKVTVVREVEEETGLRNVVFVGDILSKDEYFFRRKGPAGKTQTVHKEVIYYLVESKTDQAAIPPDSHEHCELVWLSYEKAVERATHENSKMILGKANDILVRGT, encoded by the coding sequence GTGCCTCAAGAATATAGTGCCGGTGCCGTGATTTTTCATCGCGCCGGTGAAACAATTAAATATTTGCTCCTCCGCTATATTTCCGAAGCCACGGGTGAACCAGGATATTGGGGCTTTGCCAAGGGTCATATTGAAGCTGGCGAAGAAGTGAAAGTAACGGTGGTTCGGGAAGTTGAAGAAGAAACAGGATTAAGAAATGTTGTTTTTGTTGGTGATATCCTTAGCAAAGACGAGTATTTTTTTAGGAGAAAAGGACCAGCTGGCAAAACACAGACCGTGCATAAAGAAGTAATATATTATTTAGTAGAGAGCAAAACCGACCAAGCCGCAATTCCACCGGATTCTCACGAACATTGCGAGCTTGTTTGGTTGTCGTATGAAAAAGCAGTGGAAAGAGCAACGCATGAAAATTCAAAAATGATATTGGGCAAGGCAAATGATATATTGGTGCGTGGTACTTAA
- a CDS encoding L,D-transpeptidase, with the protein MSRVRLENKILLIIFVFFFILPNNFVLAAFTPQIKIFNSHLNLLSEHPLGNLSSFDITRLDLGGDGIDEIAIASGEYNRPMVYILRVDGTEINRFLAYGEDFEGGVNITACDLDGDAKDEIITGAGFGGSPHVRVFNGYGQPKLTVGFFAGDEQSQTGVKVACGDINRDGKNEIITGCLTNKGVSINFFAKEGNFLGGGFIVSDLKKDFDLETVDLGGDGVSEIIVAGGKGEKPWVKIFRADGSLINEFMVYGDDFFGGINLACKDKDGDGREEIIVGAGRLAGPHLRVFDGYGSLMNELFVFDSNFRGGVQSVIGNFDNLNIDQEILSVPNYTPVGREDLEKYVEIDLSEQNLSYYQDGLLLGRNIVSTGRSGYETPKGEFSILSKNLKAWSKICHLWMPYWMEYYQSPKGWNLGFHELPIWPNGAREGENSLGQKVSGGCIRLGIGPAEELYNWAEIGTPVIIHE; encoded by the coding sequence ATGTCAAGAGTACGACTAGAAAATAAAATATTGTTAATTATCTTTGTTTTCTTTTTTATATTGCCGAATAATTTTGTTTTGGCCGCTTTCACGCCCCAAATAAAAATTTTTAATTCTCATTTAAACTTACTAAGCGAGCATCCCCTGGGTAATCTTTCAAGTTTTGACATCACCCGCCTTGATTTAGGCGGCGACGGCATTGACGAAATCGCCATTGCTAGCGGCGAGTATAATCGGCCAATGGTTTATATTCTGCGAGTCGATGGCACAGAAATTAATCGGTTTTTAGCATACGGGGAAGATTTTGAGGGCGGAGTTAATATTACAGCTTGCGATTTAGACGGGGATGCTAAAGATGAAATTATTACTGGCGCGGGTTTTGGAGGCAGCCCCCATGTTAGAGTTTTTAATGGTTATGGTCAGCCAAAACTTACAGTTGGATTTTTCGCTGGTGATGAGCAGAGCCAGACTGGCGTCAAAGTGGCTTGTGGCGACATAAATCGCGACGGTAAAAATGAGATTATCACTGGTTGTCTGACTAATAAGGGTGTTAGTATAAACTTTTTTGCCAAAGAAGGTAATTTTTTGGGTGGCGGATTTATAGTTTCTGATTTAAAAAAAGATTTTGATTTAGAAACCGTTGACTTGGGCGGGGACGGAGTTTCGGAAATTATTGTGGCTGGCGGCAAAGGCGAGAAGCCCTGGGTGAAGATTTTTCGGGCTGATGGGAGTTTGATTAATGAATTTATGGTGTATGGAGATGATTTTTTTGGCGGTATTAATCTGGCTTGCAAGGATAAAGATGGTGATGGCAGAGAGGAAATTATTGTTGGCGCCGGACGCTTGGCTGGTCCGCATTTGCGTGTTTTTGATGGTTATGGTAGTTTAATGAATGAATTGTTTGTATTTGATTCCAATTTTCGGGGCGGAGTCCAGTCTGTTATTGGGAATTTTGATAATTTAAATATTGATCAAGAGATTTTATCAGTTCCAAATTATACGCCGGTTGGCAGGGAAGATTTAGAGAAATATGTAGAAATTGATTTATCAGAACAAAATTTGTCATACTATCAAGATGGATTGTTGTTGGGCCGAAATATAGTTTCAACCGGCCGCAGCGGCTATGAAACGCCAAAAGGCGAATTTTCAATTTTAAGTAAAAATTTAAAGGCCTGGTCAAAAATCTGCCATCTTTGGATGCCTTATTGGATGGAATATTATCAGAGTCCAAAAGGCTGGAATTTAGGTTTTCACGAATTGCCGATTTGGCCCAATGGAGCCAGAGAGGGTGAAAATAGCTTAGGTCAAAAAGTTTCTGGTGGTTGTATTAGGTTGGGGATTGGACCGGCGGAAGAATTATATAACTGGGCAGAAATTGGGACGCCAGTGATTATACATGAGTAA